In Candidatus Nomurabacteria bacterium, the following proteins share a genomic window:
- a CDS encoding IS30 family transposase → MHQHLNQSDRACIAALLRKEYSYSAIARVLEVHPSTISREVRRNSSGSYRVHHAQRCARLRRANARTMYRTIDTNVVLEQHIIDGLKQDWSPDQIVVRCGVSSVSSIYRYLERQPHLKQYLRRGGRRRRKYGTKRIPSRYQANKRSIHERPPIQSIGHWEGDTVLGSERKLRIVTYVDKVSGYLIAAKTSGGADAIHAQARKQFRHMPCNSITYDNGTEFALHQMIERDCNTKVYFADPGAPHQRGANENCNGLLRQYFPKGTSFATITNSDVQRAVRRLNNRPRKRLNYLTPREFLEKEGVHLR, encoded by the coding sequence ATGCATCAGCATCTTAATCAATCAGACCGTGCTTGTATAGCCGCTCTTTTAAGAAAAGAATATTCATACAGTGCTATAGCTAGGGTACTTGAAGTACACCCAAGCACTATTAGTCGCGAAGTGAGAAGGAATAGCAGCGGAAGCTATAGAGTCCATCACGCACAGCGCTGTGCGAGATTGAGACGAGCAAACGCTCGGACAATGTATCGCACCATAGACACTAATGTGGTGCTAGAGCAGCACATCATCGATGGACTCAAACAAGATTGGTCGCCAGACCAAATAGTGGTGCGTTGCGGTGTTTCATCAGTGAGTTCAATCTATCGGTATTTAGAAAGACAGCCACACCTCAAGCAGTACCTGAGACGCGGTGGCAGACGCAGGCGAAAGTACGGTACCAAACGCATACCAAGCAGGTATCAAGCCAATAAACGTTCAATTCATGAGCGACCACCGATACAGAGTATCGGTCATTGGGAGGGTGATACCGTGCTCGGGAGTGAACGGAAGCTACGTATTGTGACGTACGTGGACAAAGTCAGTGGCTATTTGATTGCCGCAAAGACTTCAGGTGGTGCCGACGCGATACATGCGCAAGCTAGAAAACAGTTTAGACATATGCCGTGCAACTCAATCACTTATGATAATGGAACCGAGTTTGCCTTGCATCAGATGATTGAGCGAGACTGCAATACCAAAGTGTATTTCGCCGACCCAGGAGCACCACATCAACGTGGTGCAAATGAGAACTGCAATGGACTCTTGCGGCAGTATTTCCCGAAAGGCACATCGTTTGCTACGATAACTAACAGCGACGTGCAGCGTGCCGTTCGAAGACTAAACAACCGACCGCGCAAACGTCTCAACTATTTAACACCACGGGAATTCTTAGAAAAAGAAGGTGTGCATCTCAGGTGA